One segment of Primulina tabacum isolate GXHZ01 chromosome 14, ASM2559414v2, whole genome shotgun sequence DNA contains the following:
- the LOC142524229 gene encoding receptor-like protein kinase 7 isoform X2: MAAATVFVYFHFLCLLSSVLSDELQNLLSIKSAFHDSPTKIFDSWNLHTPVCNFSRITCDSHGFVKEIDLSNQNLIGSTPLNPICSLTSLEKLSLGFNSIYGPVTQDLSNCSSLKYLDLGNNFFSGSFPDISSLTGMVYFYANNNGFSGIFPWNSLQNMSNLVALSLGDNPFDLHPFPQVILNRTKLNWLYLSNCSLEGQIPEDIGNLVQLINLELAQNSIAGKIPDGITKLNKLWQLELYLNEMTGEFPTGMGNLTNLENFDASANNLSGNLSEIKFMHKLRSLHLYRNQLSGEIPAEIGDFKNLVNLSLYRNNLSGEIPQNLGSSAEIFFIDVSENFFSGSIPPNMCKMGTTKKLLLLQNNLTGQIPETYVNCTTLIRFRVSNNQLSGHVPAGIWGLPKAEIIDLAENKLEGPITSDIGKARTLAQLFLANNRLSGELPSEISFASSLVSIDLSCNQFSGEIPVSLGELKQLTTIQFQENKFSGSIPDSLHNSLSINDINMASNSLSGQIPASLGNLSTLNFLNLSRNQLSGPIPGTLSSLMLNLLDLSYNRLTGPIPESLLIEANNGSFSGNGGLCTDKIRGFRRCSPESSTSRFLGTVLLCLLIASIAWLVSMLAFCLLKRNSGHEGGRSLKDDSWDLQSFHILTFTEDDILDSIKPENLIGRGGSGNVYKVLVRDEKEFAVKHILHTDLPHNALKKIGNSTPMLERRGTRSREFESEVETLSSVRHINVVKLYCSITSEDSSLLVYEYMPNGSLWDRLHTSKKLSLDWDTRFEIALGAAKGLEYLHHGCDRPIIHRDVKSSNILLDELLKPRIADFGLAKIVLASSTHESTQTFAGTHGYIAPGNQNMDIQTKLTRRVICIASE; the protein is encoded by the exons ATGGCGGCGGCTACCGTGTTCGTCTATTTTCACTTCCTCTGCCTCCTATCCTCGGTCCTCTCGGATGAACTGCAAAACCTTTTATCTATTAAATCTGCTTTCCATGATTCCCCCACCAAAATATTCGATTCCTGGAATCTCCATACCCCAGTTTGCAACTTTTCAAGAATCACCTGTGACTCCCATGGTTTTGTCAAAGAAATTGATCTTTCGAACCAGAATTTGATTGGGTCGACCCCTCTGAATCCCATCTGCAGTTTGACGTCGCTGGAGAAACTTTCCCTCGGCTTCAACAGTATCTACGGCCCCGTGACCCAGGATTTGAGTAACTGCTCTTCTCTCAAGTACTTGGACTTGGGAAACAACTTCTTCTCTGGATCATTTCCAGATATCTCATCCCTCACTGGGATggtttatttttatgctaacaACAATGGGTTTTCAGGAATCTTCCCGTGGAATTCTCTTCAAAATATGTCAAATCTTGTTGCGTTGAGTCTCGGCGACAATCCCTTTGATCTACATCCATTCCCTCAAGTGATTCTGAATCGCACGAAGCTCAATTGGCTTTACTTGTCAAACTGCAGCCTTGAAGGCCAAATCCCAGAAGACATTGGGAACCTTGTTCAGCTTATTAATCTGGAATTAGCACAGAATAGCATTGCTGGAAAGATCCCCGACGGGATCACCAAACTTAATAAGCTGTGGCAGCTTGAGCTTTATCTGAACGAAATGACCGGGGAATTTCCTACAGGAATGGGAAATCTCACGAATCTTGAGAATTTTGATGCTTCTGCCAATAATCTCTCCGGAAATCTTTCCGAAATCAAATTCATGCATAAGCTGAGAAGCCTACACCTCTACCGAAATCAGTTATCTGGTGAAATTCCTGCTGAAATCGGGGATTTCAAGAATCTTGTGAACTTGTCGCTTTACAGGAACAACCTTTCGGGGGAAATTCCTCAAAACCTGGGCTCGTCGGCCGAAATATTCTTCATCGATGTGTCTGAGAATTTTTTCTCGGGCTCGATCCCACCGAACATGTGCAAAATGGGCACGACGAAGAAACTTTTGCTGCTGCAGAACAACTTAACGGGGCAAATCCCTGAAACGTATGTGAATTGCACGACGCTGATTCGTTTTCGTGTCAGCAATAATCAGCTATCGGGCCATGTCCCTGCTGGGATATGGGGGCTGCCTAAGGCAGAAATTATTGATTTAGCGGAAAATAAACTCGAAGGGCCTATTACTTCTGACATAGGAAAAGCCAGAACCTTGGCGCAACTTTTTCTTGCCAACAATAGGCTTTCTGGAGAACTGCCTTCTGAGATCTCATTTGCTTCATCTTTGGTATCTATCGACTTGAGTTGCAATCAGTTTTCAGGCGAAATACCAGTCTCCCTGGGAGAGTTGAAGCAGCTCACCACTATTCAGTTTCAGGAAAACAAGTTTTCTGGTTCAATACCAGATTCATTACACAACTCTCTTTCAATCAATGACATTAACATGGCTTCTAATTCACTAAGTGGCCAAATTCCAGCCTCTCTTGGCAACTTGTCCACTCTTAATTTCTTGAACTTGTCAAGAAATCAACTCTCCGGTCCAATCCCAGGGACACTATCTTCTCTGATGCTAAATCTTCTGGATCTTTCCTATAACAGGTTAACGGGTCCTATACCCGAATCCCTTTTGATTGAAGCCAATAATGGCAGCTTTTCAGGCAATGGTGGTCTCTGCACTGATAAAATCAGGGGATTCCGGAGATGTTCTCCAGAATCCAGCACGTCCAGGTTCCTTGGAACAGTCTTGTTATGCCTCCTGATTGCTTCCATTGCCTGGCTTGTTTCGATGCTAGCATTCTGTTTATTAAAAAGGAATAGTGGACATGAAGGGGGACGATCTTTGAAGGATGACTCGTGGGACCTACAGTCTTTTCATATTTTAACATTCACAGAGGATGATATTCTTGATTCTATCAAGCCCGAAAATTTAATAGGCCGAGGTGGTTCAGGCAATGTGTATAAAGTTCTTGTTAGAGATGAAAAAGAATTTGCAGTGAAACACATTTTACACACCGATCTTCCTCACAATGCCCTGAAAAAGATAGGTAATTCGACGCCGATGTTAGAAAGGCGAGGCACCAGGTCTCGGGAATTTGAATCCGAGGTTGAAACATTAAGTTCTGTTAGGCACATTAATGTTGTGAAGTTGTATTGCAGCATAACTAGTGAGGACTCAAGCTTGTTGGTCTACGAGTATATGCCTAATGGAAGTCTTTGGGATAGATTGCATACTAGTAAAAAGTTATCCCTTGATTGGGACACAAGGTTCGAAATTGCACTTGGTGCTGCAAAAGGGTTAGAGTATTTGCATCACGGTTGTGACAGGCCGATAATCCATCGTGATGTCAAGTCGAGCAACATCCTTTTGGATGAATTATTGAAGCCCCGGATTGCTGATTTTGGACTCGCAAAGATTGTTCTGGCAAGTTCAACCCATGAATCTACTCAAACCTTTGCGGGGACGCATGGTTATATAGCTCCAGGTAACCAG AATATGGATATACAAACAAAGTTAACGAGAAGAGTGATCTGTATAGCTTCGGAGTAG
- the LOC142524229 gene encoding receptor-like protein kinase 7 isoform X1, producing the protein MAAATVFVYFHFLCLLSSVLSDELQNLLSIKSAFHDSPTKIFDSWNLHTPVCNFSRITCDSHGFVKEIDLSNQNLIGSTPLNPICSLTSLEKLSLGFNSIYGPVTQDLSNCSSLKYLDLGNNFFSGSFPDISSLTGMVYFYANNNGFSGIFPWNSLQNMSNLVALSLGDNPFDLHPFPQVILNRTKLNWLYLSNCSLEGQIPEDIGNLVQLINLELAQNSIAGKIPDGITKLNKLWQLELYLNEMTGEFPTGMGNLTNLENFDASANNLSGNLSEIKFMHKLRSLHLYRNQLSGEIPAEIGDFKNLVNLSLYRNNLSGEIPQNLGSSAEIFFIDVSENFFSGSIPPNMCKMGTTKKLLLLQNNLTGQIPETYVNCTTLIRFRVSNNQLSGHVPAGIWGLPKAEIIDLAENKLEGPITSDIGKARTLAQLFLANNRLSGELPSEISFASSLVSIDLSCNQFSGEIPVSLGELKQLTTIQFQENKFSGSIPDSLHNSLSINDINMASNSLSGQIPASLGNLSTLNFLNLSRNQLSGPIPGTLSSLMLNLLDLSYNRLTGPIPESLLIEANNGSFSGNGGLCTDKIRGFRRCSPESSTSRFLGTVLLCLLIASIAWLVSMLAFCLLKRNSGHEGGRSLKDDSWDLQSFHILTFTEDDILDSIKPENLIGRGGSGNVYKVLVRDEKEFAVKHILHTDLPHNALKKIGNSTPMLERRGTRSREFESEVETLSSVRHINVVKLYCSITSEDSSLLVYEYMPNGSLWDRLHTSKKLSLDWDTRFEIALGAAKGLEYLHHGCDRPIIHRDVKSSNILLDELLKPRIADFGLAKIVLASSTHESTQTFAGTHGYIAPEYGYTNKVNEKSDLYSFGVVLMELVTGKKPIEPEFGKAKDIVEWVSSKLKTNESVLSIVDSTIPENYKEEALKVLKVAILCTARVPGMRPTMRSVVQMLEETRAGELVGSTVKKEGKRKG; encoded by the exons ATGGCGGCGGCTACCGTGTTCGTCTATTTTCACTTCCTCTGCCTCCTATCCTCGGTCCTCTCGGATGAACTGCAAAACCTTTTATCTATTAAATCTGCTTTCCATGATTCCCCCACCAAAATATTCGATTCCTGGAATCTCCATACCCCAGTTTGCAACTTTTCAAGAATCACCTGTGACTCCCATGGTTTTGTCAAAGAAATTGATCTTTCGAACCAGAATTTGATTGGGTCGACCCCTCTGAATCCCATCTGCAGTTTGACGTCGCTGGAGAAACTTTCCCTCGGCTTCAACAGTATCTACGGCCCCGTGACCCAGGATTTGAGTAACTGCTCTTCTCTCAAGTACTTGGACTTGGGAAACAACTTCTTCTCTGGATCATTTCCAGATATCTCATCCCTCACTGGGATggtttatttttatgctaacaACAATGGGTTTTCAGGAATCTTCCCGTGGAATTCTCTTCAAAATATGTCAAATCTTGTTGCGTTGAGTCTCGGCGACAATCCCTTTGATCTACATCCATTCCCTCAAGTGATTCTGAATCGCACGAAGCTCAATTGGCTTTACTTGTCAAACTGCAGCCTTGAAGGCCAAATCCCAGAAGACATTGGGAACCTTGTTCAGCTTATTAATCTGGAATTAGCACAGAATAGCATTGCTGGAAAGATCCCCGACGGGATCACCAAACTTAATAAGCTGTGGCAGCTTGAGCTTTATCTGAACGAAATGACCGGGGAATTTCCTACAGGAATGGGAAATCTCACGAATCTTGAGAATTTTGATGCTTCTGCCAATAATCTCTCCGGAAATCTTTCCGAAATCAAATTCATGCATAAGCTGAGAAGCCTACACCTCTACCGAAATCAGTTATCTGGTGAAATTCCTGCTGAAATCGGGGATTTCAAGAATCTTGTGAACTTGTCGCTTTACAGGAACAACCTTTCGGGGGAAATTCCTCAAAACCTGGGCTCGTCGGCCGAAATATTCTTCATCGATGTGTCTGAGAATTTTTTCTCGGGCTCGATCCCACCGAACATGTGCAAAATGGGCACGACGAAGAAACTTTTGCTGCTGCAGAACAACTTAACGGGGCAAATCCCTGAAACGTATGTGAATTGCACGACGCTGATTCGTTTTCGTGTCAGCAATAATCAGCTATCGGGCCATGTCCCTGCTGGGATATGGGGGCTGCCTAAGGCAGAAATTATTGATTTAGCGGAAAATAAACTCGAAGGGCCTATTACTTCTGACATAGGAAAAGCCAGAACCTTGGCGCAACTTTTTCTTGCCAACAATAGGCTTTCTGGAGAACTGCCTTCTGAGATCTCATTTGCTTCATCTTTGGTATCTATCGACTTGAGTTGCAATCAGTTTTCAGGCGAAATACCAGTCTCCCTGGGAGAGTTGAAGCAGCTCACCACTATTCAGTTTCAGGAAAACAAGTTTTCTGGTTCAATACCAGATTCATTACACAACTCTCTTTCAATCAATGACATTAACATGGCTTCTAATTCACTAAGTGGCCAAATTCCAGCCTCTCTTGGCAACTTGTCCACTCTTAATTTCTTGAACTTGTCAAGAAATCAACTCTCCGGTCCAATCCCAGGGACACTATCTTCTCTGATGCTAAATCTTCTGGATCTTTCCTATAACAGGTTAACGGGTCCTATACCCGAATCCCTTTTGATTGAAGCCAATAATGGCAGCTTTTCAGGCAATGGTGGTCTCTGCACTGATAAAATCAGGGGATTCCGGAGATGTTCTCCAGAATCCAGCACGTCCAGGTTCCTTGGAACAGTCTTGTTATGCCTCCTGATTGCTTCCATTGCCTGGCTTGTTTCGATGCTAGCATTCTGTTTATTAAAAAGGAATAGTGGACATGAAGGGGGACGATCTTTGAAGGATGACTCGTGGGACCTACAGTCTTTTCATATTTTAACATTCACAGAGGATGATATTCTTGATTCTATCAAGCCCGAAAATTTAATAGGCCGAGGTGGTTCAGGCAATGTGTATAAAGTTCTTGTTAGAGATGAAAAAGAATTTGCAGTGAAACACATTTTACACACCGATCTTCCTCACAATGCCCTGAAAAAGATAGGTAATTCGACGCCGATGTTAGAAAGGCGAGGCACCAGGTCTCGGGAATTTGAATCCGAGGTTGAAACATTAAGTTCTGTTAGGCACATTAATGTTGTGAAGTTGTATTGCAGCATAACTAGTGAGGACTCAAGCTTGTTGGTCTACGAGTATATGCCTAATGGAAGTCTTTGGGATAGATTGCATACTAGTAAAAAGTTATCCCTTGATTGGGACACAAGGTTCGAAATTGCACTTGGTGCTGCAAAAGGGTTAGAGTATTTGCATCACGGTTGTGACAGGCCGATAATCCATCGTGATGTCAAGTCGAGCAACATCCTTTTGGATGAATTATTGAAGCCCCGGATTGCTGATTTTGGACTCGCAAAGATTGTTCTGGCAAGTTCAACCCATGAATCTACTCAAACCTTTGCGGGGACGCATGGTTATATAGCTCCAG AATATGGATATACAAACAAAGTTAACGAGAAGAGTGATCTGTATAGCTTCGGAGTAGTACTAATGGAGCTTGTAACGGGTAAGAAGCCAATCGAGCCGGAGTTTGGGAAGGCCAAAGACATAGTTGAATGGGTGTCAAGCAAATTGAAGACTAATGAGAGTGTTTTAAGTATTGTGGATTCAACAATTCCAGAAAATTATAAAGAAGAagctttaaaagttttaaaagttGCTATTCTCTGCACAGCAAGGGTTCCAGGAATGAGGCCTACAATGAGAAGCGTGGTTCAAATGCTAGAAGAAACTCGGGCTGGTGAATTGGTTGGATCTACAGTCAAGAAAGAGGGTAAAAGAAAAGGTTGA